One Thermococcus sp. JdF3 genomic window carries:
- a CDS encoding RNA-guided endonuclease TnpB family protein: MRRSVTVKLQPSKEQEKILFQLAHTTAIIWNKLNYERLKQFKEFGKIDFGTTEKEAYHSFKDWIGGSTVQQICRKNAEAWRSFFSLSKKKKKGELPDWFKPRPPKFIREKNGRKLFVIPLRNDQYRIKDNVIELRRLGKFRKLEIQFKGRIHLRGKQGRLEITYDEVKRKWYAHVSFTVEEKLEGEEGVKLPRKPKGNLSAGIDLGVNNLMAVYVESGESFLVNGRPLKSIDFYWQKKIGEYQSKLNKSGAKTSRKLKRMHERAKLQAKHYINTAVRQTVRKLYDLGVSKIVVGYPKGIARNSDKGRKQNFLLSHVWRFNYVIKRLKEVAEEYGIQVLVVSEAFTSQTCPLCGQRHSNARFVRGLFKCHREGVVMNADLVGAFNILKKVVKTITPSLEGLKAFRMRGNGGKALPEGFEESSSRVILMRTPQTSPSLARG; this comes from the coding sequence ATGAGACGTTCGGTAACGGTCAAACTCCAGCCCTCGAAGGAGCAAGAGAAAATTCTTTTCCAGTTAGCCCACACAACAGCAATAATCTGGAATAAACTCAACTACGAAAGACTCAAGCAGTTCAAGGAGTTTGGTAAAATAGACTTTGGAACCACCGAGAAGGAGGCATATCACTCTTTCAAAGACTGGATTGGTGGTTCAACAGTCCAGCAAATCTGTCGCAAGAACGCGGAAGCATGGCGTTCATTCTTCTCCCTCAGTAAAAAGAAAAAGAAGGGGGAACTCCCCGACTGGTTCAAGCCAAGACCACCAAAGTTCATCAGAGAGAAGAACGGGCGAAAACTCTTCGTTATTCCGCTTAGAAACGACCAATACAGGATTAAGGATAACGTCATCGAGTTGAGGAGGCTCGGGAAGTTCAGGAAACTGGAAATTCAATTCAAGGGGAGAATACACTTGCGAGGCAAGCAGGGGCGGTTAGAGATAACTTACGACGAGGTAAAGCGTAAATGGTATGCTCACGTTAGTTTCACTGTCGAGGAAAAACTTGAGGGTGAGGAGGGGGTTAAACTCCCGAGGAAACCAAAGGGCAACCTCTCAGCCGGAATAGACTTGGGAGTGAACAATTTAATGGCCGTTTATGTCGAGAGTGGAGAAAGCTTTCTCGTGAACGGGAGGCCGTTAAAGAGTATTGACTTCTACTGGCAGAAGAAGATTGGGGAGTATCAGTCAAAACTCAACAAGTCCGGAGCCAAAACGAGCAGAAAGCTCAAAAGAATGCACGAGAGGGCTAAACTTCAGGCCAAACACTACATTAACACGGCAGTTAGACAAACCGTTAGAAAACTCTATGATTTGGGAGTTTCTAAAATCGTTGTTGGCTACCCGAAGGGAATAGCCCGGAACTCCGATAAGGGCAGGAAGCAGAATTTCCTCCTCTCTCACGTGTGGCGGTTTAATTACGTTATTAAACGCTTGAAGGAAGTTGCTGAAGAGTATGGTATTCAGGTTTTGGTTGTTAGTGAGGCTTTCACTTCTCAAACGTGCCCTCTCTGTGGCCAACGCCATTCTAACGCTCGTTTTGTTCGTGGGTTATTTAAGTGCCACAGAGAGGGCGTTGTAATGAATGCTGACTTGGTTGGGGCGTTTAACATTTTGAAGAAAGTGGTAAAAACCATAACCCCAAGTCTGGAGGGTCTTAAGGCCTTCCGGATGAGGGGTAATGGGGGGAAGGCCCTCCCCGAGGGGTTCGAAGAATCCTCTTCGAGGGTTATCCTGATGAGAACCCCTCAAACCTCCCCGTCACTGGCGAGGGGTTAA
- a CDS encoding type II toxin-antitoxin system VapC family toxin gives MREKGSPMSFRDLFIASIAIVNGLPVITLDSDFEVLKELGFEVHII, from the coding sequence CTGCGGGAAAAGGGAAGTCCCATGTCCTTTAGGGACCTGTTCATAGCATCAATTGCGATTGTTAATGGCCTGCCGGTAATAACCTTGGACAGCGACTTTGAGGTTTTGAAGGAATTGGGCTTTGAAGTTCACATCATTTAG
- a CDS encoding ASCH domain-containing protein, producing the protein MATWRMGLQEEYLKAIAEGRKRIEGRLYDEKRQGIRPGDEIIFENKLVCVVKDVRVYSSFREMLEKEGIENVLPGVGSVEDGVKVYRRFYSEEKERKYGVAAIEVEPGAWVGEPK; encoded by the coding sequence GTGGCGACGTGGAGGATGGGGCTCCAGGAGGAGTACCTGAAGGCGATAGCCGAGGGAAGGAAGAGGATTGAAGGCAGGCTTTACGACGAGAAGAGGCAGGGAATCAGGCCGGGAGACGAGATAATCTTCGAGAACAAGCTGGTGTGCGTCGTGAAGGACGTGAGGGTTTACTCCTCCTTCAGGGAGATGCTGGAGAAGGAGGGCATTGAGAACGTCCTCCCGGGAGTGGGGAGCGTCGAGGACGGTGTTAAGGTGTACCGCCGCTTCTACTCGGAGGAAAAGGAGAGGAAGTACGGGGTGGCGGCGATAGAGGTCGAACCTGGGGCGTGGGTTGGAGAGCCTAAATGA
- a CDS encoding NAD(P)/FAD-dependent oxidoreductase produces MKYDVLIIGGGPAGNYLANLLARDFSVAVVEKKGAFGGKACTGIIGAANYERLGLPEEAVINELRGAVFYSRIQSFEIERKTSQAYLVDRKALEKSLAERAARRGVEYYMATTFKGFRNGKAVLQHLGETLEVEASFYVGADGVNSAVAKAIGARTDAEFLSGYEVEVVGEFRKDFVEVWVNKDMNGDFFMWVAPVNEGLARVGTLGSIEALNRFLRVRMLKPTSIVEFKAGSVGFGWRKPWVRGNVALLGDAALQIKPTTAGGIVFGMLCARALREALMVGKLAEYERLCREIRNQISFGLRFRKIFRGMSQENIERVFEVLGSAEAKEVIEGQADFDDHVKTAKAILRRPKLLAKLIRISPSIVRYLV; encoded by the coding sequence ATGAAGTACGATGTTCTCATCATTGGTGGCGGGCCCGCGGGCAACTACCTTGCGAACCTGCTCGCCAGGGACTTCAGCGTCGCTGTAGTCGAAAAGAAAGGTGCGTTTGGAGGTAAAGCCTGCACGGGCATCATCGGGGCGGCGAACTACGAGAGGCTTGGCCTCCCTGAGGAGGCTGTAATAAACGAACTCCGCGGTGCGGTGTTCTACTCACGGATTCAGAGCTTTGAAATAGAGAGGAAGACCTCCCAGGCATACCTTGTGGACAGGAAAGCCCTGGAGAAGAGCCTGGCCGAAAGGGCCGCTCGGAGGGGTGTGGAATACTACATGGCCACGACTTTCAAGGGGTTCAGGAACGGGAAAGCCGTGCTCCAGCACCTGGGAGAAACCCTCGAAGTTGAGGCAAGCTTCTACGTTGGGGCGGACGGCGTTAACAGTGCCGTTGCCAAAGCCATCGGGGCCAGGACGGACGCGGAGTTCCTGAGCGGCTATGAGGTGGAGGTCGTTGGGGAGTTCAGGAAGGACTTCGTTGAGGTCTGGGTGAACAAGGACATGAACGGGGACTTCTTCATGTGGGTGGCGCCGGTGAACGAGGGGCTGGCGAGGGTCGGAACCCTCGGGAGCATCGAGGCCCTCAACCGCTTCCTCCGGGTGAGGATGCTCAAGCCCACCTCCATAGTCGAGTTCAAGGCGGGTTCGGTTGGTTTCGGCTGGAGAAAGCCGTGGGTGAGGGGCAACGTGGCACTGCTCGGGGACGCGGCACTGCAGATAAAGCCGACCACCGCGGGGGGAATCGTCTTCGGGATGCTCTGCGCCCGTGCCCTCAGGGAAGCCCTGATGGTGGGGAAGCTGGCTGAGTACGAGAGGCTCTGCCGGGAAATACGGAATCAGATAAGCTTCGGACTGCGCTTCAGGAAGATTTTCAGGGGAATGAGCCAGGAGAACATCGAGCGCGTCTTTGAGGTTCTCGGAAGCGCGGAGGCGAAGGAGGTCATAGAAGGGCAGGCCGACTTTGACGACCACGTGAAGACCGCGAAGGCGATACTCAGGAGGCCAAAACTCCTCGCAAAGCTAATAAGGATAAGCCCGAGCATCGTTCGCTACCTCGTCTGA